The Legionella sp. PATHC032 genome has a window encoding:
- a CDS encoding primary-amine oxidase, with the protein MHVLDPLTLEEIQESCDILKREKELSDSYRFAWVMTYEPPQQEVLHSSDTDFDRCAFLSVFNKKTNETFEAVVNLSSKKVVEWKQIVLEAPPYGKPPILIEDFQKCEQIVKADPTWRAAMEKRGLNDEQIDKIQVDAFSAGYFDEEEEREKRIVKGISFYRDDLKDNGYARPIEGVVAIVDLGNEKVLRVIDDGRNVPIPKEKINYDSDSYPEKRKDLKPLDIIQAEGPSFKVEGWEVNWQNWSFHVGFTPREGLVLHQIKYLDEGKERPIIYRASVTDMIVPYADPSVSHYWKSAFDAGEYGLGKLANELKLGCDCLGNIYYFDVPTVDDSGNARLIKNAICMHEEDAGTLWKHYEVRNSTFEVRRARELVVSFFTTIGNYDYGFYWRFGQDGSLKLEIKLTGIVQTAAIFPDTPYEWGGKLTPELAAPTHQHFFNARLHMMVDGEKNSFSEHEFYPMTMGGKNPYGNAFGSSQKIFEQEGDAARSACAQTQRTWKIFNPNCVNSIGTAPAYKLELPETPLLLADEESYIYKRGGFASKQVWVTQYDPQEKYAAGDYPNQSSGGCGLPAYIKQNRKIDNENLVLWVTLGSTHFPRPEDFPVMPTTTICAKLQPFGFFKRNPAMDLPQGKVQEKGDSCCSSLTY; encoded by the coding sequence ATGCATGTGTTAGATCCATTAACTCTTGAGGAAATTCAAGAAAGTTGTGATATTTTAAAACGAGAAAAAGAGCTGTCCGACAGTTATCGATTTGCCTGGGTGATGACTTATGAACCGCCTCAACAAGAAGTTTTGCATTCAAGCGATACTGATTTCGACCGCTGTGCTTTTCTCTCTGTTTTTAATAAAAAAACGAATGAAACCTTTGAAGCCGTTGTCAACCTCAGCAGCAAAAAAGTCGTGGAATGGAAACAGATCGTCCTCGAAGCCCCGCCTTATGGTAAGCCGCCTATTTTAATTGAGGATTTTCAAAAATGTGAGCAAATTGTTAAAGCCGATCCGACCTGGAGAGCCGCTATGGAAAAGCGTGGGCTTAATGATGAGCAAATTGACAAAATTCAAGTTGATGCGTTTTCTGCGGGCTATTTCGATGAAGAGGAAGAGAGGGAAAAACGTATTGTTAAAGGGATAAGTTTTTATCGTGATGATTTAAAGGATAATGGCTATGCCCGTCCCATTGAGGGGGTTGTCGCGATAGTAGATCTCGGCAATGAGAAGGTATTGCGTGTTATTGATGACGGCCGCAACGTTCCCATTCCTAAAGAAAAAATCAATTACGATTCCGATTCTTACCCGGAGAAACGCAAGGATTTAAAACCGCTGGATATTATTCAGGCAGAAGGACCCAGTTTTAAAGTGGAAGGTTGGGAAGTCAATTGGCAAAACTGGTCATTTCATGTTGGATTTACCCCACGCGAGGGTTTGGTTTTGCATCAGATCAAATACCTGGATGAAGGGAAGGAACGGCCAATTATTTACCGAGCCAGTGTGACGGATATGATCGTCCCCTATGCGGATCCTTCCGTCAGTCATTACTGGAAAAGCGCTTTTGATGCGGGTGAATATGGTCTTGGCAAATTGGCAAATGAATTAAAGCTCGGATGTGATTGTTTGGGAAATATTTATTATTTTGACGTTCCCACGGTGGATGATTCCGGCAATGCGAGATTGATTAAAAATGCGATTTGCATGCATGAAGAAGACGCAGGCACACTGTGGAAGCATTATGAAGTTCGTAACAGTACCTTCGAGGTTCGCCGTGCTCGTGAGCTGGTTGTCAGCTTTTTTACTACGATAGGTAACTATGATTATGGTTTTTATTGGCGTTTTGGCCAGGACGGCAGCCTCAAACTGGAGATAAAACTGACAGGTATTGTGCAAACGGCAGCAATATTTCCTGATACCCCTTATGAATGGGGCGGGAAATTGACCCCTGAGCTGGCAGCCCCTACACATCAACATTTTTTCAATGCCCGTCTTCATATGATGGTTGATGGTGAAAAGAACTCATTTAGTGAACATGAGTTTTATCCTATGACCATGGGTGGAAAAAATCCTTATGGCAATGCCTTTGGCAGCAGCCAGAAAATATTTGAACAGGAAGGTGACGCAGCCCGCTCGGCTTGTGCTCAAACCCAGAGAACCTGGAAGATATTCAATCCCAATTGCGTCAATAGCATTGGCACTGCGCCAGCTTATAAACTGGAGTTGCCGGAAACCCCCTTATTGCTGGCAGATGAAGAGAGTTATATTTATAAGCGCGGGGGATTTGCCAGTAAGCAGGTATGGGTAACACAATATGACCCTCAAGAAAAATACGCGGCAGGAGATTATCCCAATCAGAGTTCCGGGGGTTGTGGTTTGCCTGCTTATATTAAGCAGAACCGGAAAATTGACAATGAAAATCTGGTCTTGTGGGTAACGCTGGGTTCTACCCATTTTCCCAGACCGGAAGATTTTCCTGTCATGCCTACCACGACAATTTGTGCCAAGCTTCAGCCCTTTGGGTTTTTTAAGAGAAACCCAGCCATGGATCTTCCTCAAGG